In one Rhopalosiphum padi isolate XX-2018 chromosome 3, ASM2088224v1, whole genome shotgun sequence genomic region, the following are encoded:
- the LOC132924940 gene encoding uncharacterized protein LOC132924940, with translation MNSKISVNIFYVSDSCVESLFKGVYALKLINDKIEEINFNVSKRIEERNDIDMIIKSFDAITVCIIEKEIILRLTNNSIKVIPMRRSRGLNFEMVKEVMVRLSLFDGVDATLYSGTRLIGSESDNIVGEVSLPSFAVAMTREEIDQRFDERRRRREERDSGKFSTPTRSRASISSPSSSQGGKAASAKDQKSSIDSSVTKRHGGGNSEAILSKISSTTIESSSDESNNEDETNSKELEIHRELVKYADSCSELVYVIKNEDISEYGEFDFPSLALVNGCYKLKEVVTKLMGTVL, from the coding sequence ATGAATTCCAAGATATCAGTAAACATCTTTTACGTCAGCGATAGCTGTGTAGAATCCTTATTTAAAGGAGTGTATGCTTTGAAGCTTATAAATGATAAGATTGAAGAAATTAACTTTAATGTGAGTAAGAGAATCGAAGAACGGAACGACATAGACatgataataaaaagttttgatGCGATAACAGTATGTATTATAGAAAAGGAGATCATTTTGCGACTGACCAATAATAGCATTAAAGTCATTCCGATGCGTAGATCAAGAGGGTTAAATTTTGAAATGGTTAAAGAAGTGATGGTTAGATTGAGTCTGTTTGATGGTGTTGACGCAACTTTGTACTCTGGAACGAGGTTAATAGGATCAGAAAGTGACAATATAGTAGGAGAAGTATCACTGCCAAGTTTTGCTGTTGCTATGACACGAGAGGAGATTGATCAAAGATTTGATGAAAGAAGAAGACGTCGTGAGGAAAGGGATAGCGGCAAATTCTCGACGCCTACCAGGTCGAGAGCTTCTATCTCGTCTCCATCCAGTAGTCAAGGTGGGAAAGCCGCTTCGGCGAAGGATCAGAAGAGTAGCATTGATTCATCAGTTACCAAGCGACATGGAGGTGGAAATTCGGAGGCAATTTTAAGCAAGATATCAAGTACGACGATTGAATCATCAAGTGACGAATCTAACAATGAAGATGAAACCAATAGCAAAGAATTAGAAATACATCGGGAATTAGTCAAATATGCAGATAGTTGTAGTGAACTGGTTTACGTGATCAAAAATGAAGATATTTCTGAATATGGAGAGTTTGACTTTCCATCCCTTGCTTTAGTAAACGGTTGTTATAAGTTAAAGGAGGTAGTAACAAAATTAATGGGTACTGTActgtaa